A genomic stretch from Candidatus Hydrogenisulfobacillus filiaventi includes:
- the rsh gene encoding GTP pyrophosphokinase (RelA/SpoT) (Evidence 2a : Function from experimental evidences in other organisms; PubMedId : 6248722, 9383190, 11545276, 12081964, 12372825, 13129942, 15066282, 17183219, 18067544, 18996989, 26460002, 31003868; Product type e : enzyme), which yields MNPSETVAGLGFDPHTAEGARIAEALAFAEAAHAGQSRASGDPYIGHPLAVASIVADLHMDADTVIAALLHDVVEDTPYTLADIEARFGHEVAQLVDGVTKLDRLEGQDREMQQAENLRKMFLAMAKDIRVILIKLADRLHNMRTLRHLPPDRARRIARETREIYAPLAHRLGIFRIKWELEDLAFQTLEPEAYQDMKERVAKKRQEREAAVEAVKAQLSEQLTRMGLAAEVSGRAKHLWSIYQKMVKQGKDFSQIYDLVAVRVLVETVKDCYAVLGLVHSLWKPVPGRFKDYIAMPKSNLYQSLHTTVIGPFGEPLEVQIRTFEMHHTAEYGIAAHWRYKEGHSGDADFEQKLSWLRQLLEWQRDMRDAREFVETLKVDLFSDEVFVFTPKGAVIDLPAGATPLDFAYRIHTDVGHHCVGAKVNGHIVPLGTPLENGDIVEILVNRHSPGPSGDWLNLVRTSQARNRIRQWFRRERRQEHLARGQDLLERELHRVGLSPSPERLAEAVRRLGWGTVEDLAVGVSEGTINLSQAVARIREDLEGPEAARGPAPRPVPAAAPAGEGGSEVLVRGQANMLTRLARCCQPVPGDPIIGYLTRGRGITVHRLDCPNERALARDPDRLIEVTWSPRAEEEAVHLVHLAVYAWDRPGLLADVANSVAGANITNAKVETFRDRTAVVNLSLEVKNLGQLTRIVDRIRALPYVTRVARLSHRERQRRTGPAARTGTAAGGRH from the coding sequence ATGAACCCGTCGGAGACGGTAGCCGGATTGGGTTTTGATCCGCACACAGCGGAAGGAGCGCGCATCGCGGAGGCCCTCGCCTTCGCCGAGGCCGCGCATGCGGGGCAGTCGCGGGCCTCCGGGGATCCGTACATCGGACACCCCCTGGCCGTGGCCTCCATCGTGGCGGACCTGCACATGGATGCGGATACGGTGATTGCCGCCCTGCTGCACGATGTGGTGGAGGACACCCCCTATACCCTGGCGGACATCGAAGCGCGGTTCGGCCACGAGGTGGCCCAGCTGGTGGACGGGGTCACCAAACTGGACCGCCTGGAGGGTCAGGACCGGGAGATGCAGCAGGCCGAGAACCTGCGCAAGATGTTCCTGGCCATGGCCAAGGATATCCGGGTGATCCTGATTAAACTGGCCGACCGCCTGCACAACATGCGCACCCTGCGGCATCTGCCCCCGGACCGCGCCCGCCGCATCGCCCGTGAAACCCGGGAGATCTACGCCCCCCTCGCCCATCGCCTGGGGATTTTCCGCATCAAGTGGGAGCTCGAGGACCTGGCATTCCAGACGCTGGAGCCCGAGGCCTATCAGGATATGAAGGAGCGGGTGGCCAAGAAGCGCCAGGAGCGGGAGGCGGCCGTAGAGGCGGTCAAGGCCCAGCTGTCCGAGCAGCTTACGCGCATGGGGCTGGCCGCGGAGGTGTCGGGGCGCGCCAAGCACCTGTGGTCTATATACCAGAAGATGGTAAAACAGGGCAAGGACTTCTCCCAGATTTACGACCTGGTGGCAGTGCGGGTGCTGGTGGAGACGGTGAAGGACTGCTATGCGGTCCTGGGACTGGTCCATTCCCTCTGGAAGCCGGTGCCCGGGCGGTTCAAGGACTACATCGCCATGCCCAAATCCAACCTGTACCAGAGCTTGCATACCACCGTCATCGGGCCCTTCGGGGAACCACTTGAGGTGCAAATCCGGACCTTTGAGATGCATCACACGGCCGAATACGGTATCGCCGCCCATTGGCGGTACAAGGAGGGGCACAGCGGCGACGCGGACTTCGAGCAGAAGCTCTCCTGGCTCCGGCAGCTGCTGGAGTGGCAACGCGACATGCGTGACGCCCGGGAATTCGTGGAGACCCTGAAGGTGGACCTGTTCAGCGATGAGGTGTTTGTGTTCACCCCTAAGGGTGCCGTGATCGACCTGCCGGCCGGGGCCACGCCCCTGGACTTCGCCTACCGCATCCACACCGACGTGGGCCACCATTGCGTGGGAGCCAAGGTCAACGGGCACATTGTTCCCCTGGGGACCCCCCTGGAGAACGGCGACATCGTGGAGATCCTGGTCAACCGCCACTCCCCCGGGCCCAGTGGCGACTGGCTGAACCTGGTCCGCACCTCGCAGGCTCGCAACCGTATCCGGCAATGGTTCCGGCGGGAGCGCCGGCAGGAGCACCTGGCCCGGGGGCAGGACCTTTTGGAGCGTGAACTGCATCGGGTGGGCTTGAGCCCGTCGCCGGAGCGGCTGGCGGAGGCGGTCCGCCGCCTCGGTTGGGGCACGGTGGAGGACCTGGCGGTCGGGGTCAGCGAGGGCACCATCAATCTGAGCCAAGCGGTAGCTCGCATCCGGGAGGACCTGGAAGGGCCGGAGGCGGCGCGCGGCCCGGCGCCCCGTCCTGTGCCGGCCGCGGCTCCGGCCGGGGAGGGCGGCTCGGAGGTCCTAGTGCGCGGCCAGGCGAATATGTTGACCCGCCTGGCCCGCTGCTGCCAGCCGGTCCCCGGGGATCCCATCATCGGGTACCTCACCCGGGGTCGGGGCATTACCGTGCACCGGCTGGACTGCCCCAACGAGCGGGCTCTGGCCCGCGATCCCGATCGGCTGATCGAGGTGACCTGGAGTCCCCGAGCGGAGGAGGAGGCAGTCCATCTGGTGCACTTGGCGGTCTATGCCTGGGACCGGCCGGGCCTCCTGGCCGACGTGGCCAACAGTGTGGCCGGCGCCAACATCACCAACGCCAAGGTGGAGACCTTCCGCGATCGCACTGCGGTGGTCAACCTGTCCCTGGAGGTGAAAAACCTTGGTCAGCTGACCCGTATCGTGGACCGGATCCGGGCGCTGCCCTATGTGACCCGCGT
- a CDS encoding conserved protein of unknown function (Evidence 4 : Unknown function but conserved in other organisms) has protein sequence MRNRFWETPRWSPEERQGMAALAGRTGLPDPVVRVLWNRGIRTPEALEDLLRAGTRAGDPWALPDMEAAVRALRTAIARRARIRVYGDYDADGITALALLVRALEAAGARVDWRVPNRFDEGYGLQTEAVEAAVREGVDLLVTVDCGTSSLEAAERARRAGLDLIITDHHALGPELPPARAVVNPERGGRPDPLSGAGVALWLARALLGESGVPETCWGLAAVGTVADVVPLTGDNRTVVLRGLGVLRRGLVPGVEALLVREGRVADDLDEEGLAFLIGPRLNAAGRMGAAEPAVQLLLAASRGEAEPLARVLADLNRSRQAVEREVLAAAWLALPRDGRGRLPDFVVVHGPGWHEGVIGIVAGRLREALARPVAVVSEGDGTGPAKGSARGVPGLDLVAHLARYRDLFLGLGGHRGAAGFSLDPVRVPELAERLGQSLDPVLRRRQFEGVAVDAVLPAAAVDPEVTRWLGRLAPFGHGFEPPRFVLAGEVEAARTLGRDGRHLRFRWRPHGMPGVAFGAGGVLGNGESGPALAGPGTVRVRRWRGREQAEWQAVELPCAAPQAAFGPRLRLGPAPEPLSGRVIRVVDSDRRVRQRARELGAEPYHWGRPRGELRVAEVWAQADRVRCLVVSQWRPWPRHLEGWADAVVWEVLPRSRRALAESAAWLNPGGQIWYDPGDEERQRERLLRKADRLVPARERLGRLWRAWEAGRSPLLPGRAVLEELELRPGEVEPGRRRPLTDSALFRLARAEWAEVRADQRLGVQAWAAGEDAPAAGGPAPGGGGQDEPVGDGSRIGF, from the coding sequence ATGCGCAACCGCTTCTGGGAGACCCCGCGCTGGAGTCCCGAGGAGCGGCAGGGGATGGCGGCGCTGGCGGGCCGCACGGGTCTGCCGGATCCGGTGGTGCGGGTGCTGTGGAACCGTGGCATCCGGACGCCCGAGGCCCTCGAGGACCTGCTGCGGGCCGGGACACGGGCGGGGGACCCTTGGGCGCTGCCGGACATGGAGGCCGCAGTCCGGGCGTTGCGGACAGCCATCGCCCGCCGGGCCCGCATCCGGGTCTACGGCGACTACGACGCCGACGGCATCACGGCGCTGGCCCTGCTGGTGCGGGCCCTCGAGGCCGCCGGGGCGCGGGTGGACTGGCGGGTGCCCAACCGCTTCGACGAGGGCTACGGATTGCAGACGGAGGCGGTCGAGGCGGCGGTCCGCGAAGGGGTCGACCTCCTGGTTACGGTGGACTGCGGTACCTCGTCGCTGGAGGCGGCGGAACGGGCCCGCCGGGCGGGCCTGGACCTGATTATCACTGATCATCATGCCCTGGGGCCGGAGCTGCCCCCGGCCCGGGCGGTGGTCAACCCGGAGCGGGGGGGCCGGCCTGACCCGCTGTCGGGGGCGGGGGTGGCCTTGTGGCTGGCCCGGGCGCTCCTGGGGGAGAGCGGGGTGCCCGAAACCTGCTGGGGGCTGGCGGCGGTGGGTACGGTAGCGGATGTGGTGCCCTTGACCGGCGACAACCGTACGGTAGTGCTGCGGGGCCTGGGGGTGCTGCGCCGCGGCCTGGTACCGGGCGTGGAGGCCCTGCTGGTCCGGGAGGGGCGGGTGGCGGACGACCTCGATGAGGAAGGACTGGCCTTTCTCATCGGTCCCCGCCTGAACGCGGCCGGGCGGATGGGGGCAGCGGAGCCGGCCGTGCAGCTTCTGCTGGCTGCCTCGCGCGGGGAGGCGGAGCCGCTGGCCCGGGTACTGGCGGACCTCAATCGCAGCCGGCAGGCGGTGGAGCGGGAGGTGCTGGCGGCAGCCTGGTTGGCGCTGCCGCGCGATGGCCGCGGCCGCCTGCCGGATTTCGTGGTGGTGCATGGCCCCGGCTGGCACGAAGGGGTGATCGGGATCGTGGCCGGCCGCCTGCGCGAAGCGCTGGCGCGGCCGGTGGCCGTCGTGAGCGAGGGGGATGGCACCGGGCCCGCCAAGGGGTCGGCCCGCGGGGTCCCCGGTCTCGATCTGGTGGCGCATCTGGCCCGCTACCGCGACCTCTTCCTGGGGCTGGGCGGCCATCGGGGGGCGGCAGGGTTCAGTCTGGACCCGGTCCGGGTCCCCGAACTGGCGGAGCGGCTGGGGCAGTCCCTGGACCCTGTACTCCGGCGCCGGCAGTTCGAGGGGGTGGCGGTGGACGCTGTGCTGCCGGCGGCAGCGGTCGACCCGGAGGTCACGCGCTGGCTGGGACGGCTGGCTCCGTTCGGTCATGGCTTCGAGCCGCCCCGCTTTGTGCTGGCGGGGGAGGTGGAAGCCGCCCGCACCCTGGGGCGGGACGGCCGTCATCTCCGCTTCCGCTGGCGGCCGCACGGCATGCCGGGGGTCGCCTTCGGGGCGGGCGGCGTCCTGGGCAACGGGGAATCCGGGCCGGCCCTGGCCGGCCCGGGCACCGTGCGGGTCCGGCGCTGGCGGGGACGGGAGCAGGCGGAATGGCAGGCGGTCGAGCTGCCCTGCGCGGCGCCGCAGGCGGCGTTCGGGCCCCGCCTGCGGCTGGGGCCGGCCCCGGAACCCTTGTCCGGCCGCGTGATCCGGGTGGTGGACTCCGACCGCCGGGTCCGGCAGCGGGCCCGGGAGCTAGGGGCGGAGCCATACCACTGGGGCCGGCCGCGGGGGGAGTTGCGGGTGGCGGAGGTCTGGGCCCAGGCGGACCGCGTGCGGTGCCTGGTGGTTTCGCAATGGCGTCCCTGGCCGCGGCATCTGGAAGGCTGGGCGGATGCAGTGGTTTGGGAGGTGCTGCCGCGCAGCCGGCGGGCGCTGGCGGAGAGTGCGGCATGGCTTAACCCGGGGGGGCAAATTTGGTACGATCCCGGTGACGAGGAACGGCAGCGGGAACGGCTGTTACGCAAGGCAGACCGCCTGGTTCCTGCACGAGAGCGCCTGGGCCGGCTCTGGCGGGCCTGGGAAGCCGGGCGTTCGCCGCTACTGCCCGGACGGGCGGTGCTGGAGGAACTGGAGCTCCGCCCGGGGGAAGTGGAGCCCGGGCGGCGGCGGCCGCTAACCGACAGTGCACTGTTCCGGCTGGCGCGGGCGGAATGGGCGGAGGTCCGCGCCGACCAGCGCCTGGGGGTGCAGGCCTGGGCGGCCGGGGAGGACGCCCCGGCTGCAGGCGGCCCGGCGCCGGGAGGAGGGGGCCAGGATGAACCCGTCGGAGACGGTAGCCGGATTGGGTTTTGA
- the selB gene encoding Selenocysteine-specific elongation factor — protein sequence MRPVIFGTAGHIDHGKTELARALTGINTDRLPEEQSRGITIDLGFAHFILPSGRRAALIDVPGHERFVRNMVAGVHGMDAVILVVAADEGVMPQTREHLDILQLLGVRRGVVVLSKADLVDADWLAMVEETVREELAGSFLEGAPLLAVDSLSGRGLPALREALDRLAAEVPPRPQGGHPRLPVDRVFTVRGFGTVVTGTLVSGTLRVGQAVTLSPGGIPARIRGLEVHNRPVPVAEAGQRVAANLTGVEREQVSRGMVLGTDGIPAAETRLVVQLHLLPRAEALRHQTRVHFHTGTAEAVARVHLYEPGPLPPGDTAFAELVLDRAVAALRGDRFLIRSYSPVVTIGGGVILETGVHHRRKESGLRERLERLAAAGGRDAALAVEAVAGASRPLDLEGLAAQAGLPAPEVAARLEAEAGVLHDPGGRWWWTDARLAAWGREVEETLRAYQEAHPLRPGMPREALARAVAPGWEVGVFAWALGLLPGVETEREWVRTAGFGVRWEGEAVRWRQALTEAVEAWGLKPEPLDPLLERLGIPAETGHDLADRLTESGALVRLEPGYYVGAAAFTGAVEQVRAALAARGELTTSELREVLGVNRRWAVPLLEMMDQRRITRRLGDRRGLLP from the coding sequence ATGAGGCCGGTCATCTTCGGAACCGCAGGCCATATCGACCACGGCAAGACGGAACTGGCCCGGGCCTTGACCGGGATCAATACCGACCGCCTGCCGGAGGAGCAAAGCCGGGGTATCACCATCGACCTCGGCTTTGCCCACTTTATTCTGCCCTCCGGGCGCCGGGCCGCCCTCATCGATGTCCCCGGTCATGAGCGCTTTGTGCGCAACATGGTGGCGGGGGTGCACGGCATGGACGCCGTCATCCTGGTGGTGGCGGCCGACGAGGGGGTCATGCCGCAGACGCGCGAGCACCTCGATATCCTGCAGCTGCTGGGCGTCCGGCGGGGGGTGGTGGTGCTCAGCAAGGCGGACCTGGTGGATGCCGACTGGCTGGCCATGGTGGAGGAGACCGTGCGGGAGGAGCTGGCGGGCAGCTTTCTCGAGGGGGCCCCGCTGCTGGCCGTCGATTCCCTGTCCGGCCGCGGCCTGCCGGCACTGCGGGAAGCGCTGGACCGGCTGGCGGCTGAGGTGCCGCCCCGCCCGCAAGGCGGGCATCCCCGTCTGCCCGTGGACCGCGTCTTCACGGTGCGGGGGTTCGGGACGGTCGTCACCGGGACCCTGGTCAGCGGCACCCTGCGGGTGGGCCAGGCGGTGACCCTGAGCCCGGGCGGGATCCCGGCCCGCATCCGGGGTCTGGAGGTCCACAACCGGCCGGTGCCGGTGGCCGAGGCCGGCCAGCGGGTGGCGGCCAACCTGACCGGCGTGGAGCGGGAGCAAGTCAGCCGGGGCATGGTGCTGGGCACGGACGGGATTCCGGCTGCCGAAACCCGGCTGGTGGTGCAGCTGCACCTGCTACCCCGGGCGGAAGCCCTCCGGCACCAGACCCGGGTGCATTTCCATACCGGCACTGCGGAGGCGGTGGCTCGCGTCCATCTGTATGAGCCCGGTCCCCTGCCGCCGGGGGATACCGCGTTCGCGGAGCTGGTGCTGGACCGGGCGGTGGCGGCCTTGCGCGGGGACCGCTTTCTGATCCGCTCCTATAGCCCGGTGGTCACCATCGGGGGTGGGGTGATCCTGGAGACGGGGGTGCATCACCGCCGCAAGGAGTCCGGTCTCCGGGAGCGGCTGGAGCGCCTGGCGGCCGCCGGCGGGCGGGATGCGGCCCTGGCGGTGGAGGCGGTAGCGGGGGCCAGCCGTCCTCTGGACCTTGAGGGTCTGGCCGCGCAGGCCGGGCTGCCGGCGCCCGAGGTGGCAGCCCGGCTGGAGGCGGAGGCTGGCGTGCTCCACGACCCCGGCGGTCGCTGGTGGTGGACGGATGCCCGGCTGGCTGCCTGGGGCCGTGAGGTGGAGGAGACCCTCCGCGCCTACCAGGAGGCCCATCCGCTGCGGCCGGGGATGCCCCGCGAAGCGCTGGCGCGGGCGGTCGCCCCCGGCTGGGAGGTGGGGGTCTTCGCCTGGGCCCTGGGCCTGCTGCCGGGGGTGGAGACGGAACGGGAGTGGGTGCGGACGGCCGGGTTCGGGGTGCGTTGGGAGGGGGAGGCGGTCCGGTGGCGCCAGGCCTTAACGGAGGCGGTCGAGGCCTGGGGCCTGAAGCCCGAACCCCTGGACCCCCTGCTGGAGCGGCTGGGCATCCCGGCCGAGACCGGTCATGACCTGGCCGACCGCCTGACGGAGAGCGGCGCGCTGGTCCGCCTGGAGCCGGGATACTATGTGGGGGCGGCCGCCTTTACCGGTGCGGTGGAGCAGGTGCGGGCGGCGCTGGCGGCCCGGGGGGAGCTCACCACCTCCGAACTGCGCGAGGTGCTGGGGGTGAACCGGCGTTGGGCGGTGCCGCTGCTGGAAATGATGGACCAGCGCCGGATCACGCGCCGGCTGGGCGACCGGCGCGGGCTGCTGCCCTGA
- the trxB gene encoding Thioredoxin reductase, translating into MRTSLAWGLLGEGFGGLGGLSSTESGETKVYDLAIIGGGPAGLTAGVYAARSRINGVIFEQGTPGGQIATTEVVANYPGFTEIGGLELAERMEEHVRSFGMPIVAAEVMSITLDGDEKVLETADGTYRVKAVIIATGANPKQLGVPGEDRLRGRGVSYCATCDGAFFKDRPIVVVGGGDSAIKEGLYLTKFGTSVTVVHRRDQLRAEKAWQEEAFKNPKMHFVWDTVVEEIEGQKMVERIRVRNVKTQAISYLEADAIFIYVGMRPNTGFVQGVIDLDEQGYIIADERTLATSVPGIFAAGDVRQKELRQVATAVGDGSTAAVQAEEYLEELKRAGR; encoded by the coding sequence ATGCGGACCAGCTTGGCATGGGGATTGTTGGGTGAGGGCTTCGGCGGCCTGGGCGGGCTGTCCTCCACCGAGTCGGGGGAAACCAAGGTCTACGACCTGGCCATCATCGGCGGAGGCCCGGCGGGCCTGACAGCGGGGGTGTATGCCGCCCGGAGCCGCATCAACGGCGTCATCTTCGAGCAGGGCACGCCCGGGGGTCAGATTGCGACCACCGAGGTGGTCGCCAACTACCCCGGCTTCACCGAGATCGGGGGGCTCGAGCTGGCCGAACGGATGGAGGAGCACGTCCGGTCCTTCGGGATGCCGATTGTAGCGGCGGAAGTTATGAGCATCACCCTGGACGGGGATGAAAAGGTCCTGGAGACCGCGGACGGCACCTACCGGGTCAAGGCGGTCATCATCGCCACCGGGGCCAATCCCAAGCAGCTGGGCGTCCCGGGGGAGGACCGCCTGCGCGGCCGGGGGGTTTCGTATTGCGCCACCTGTGACGGGGCCTTCTTCAAGGACCGGCCCATCGTGGTGGTAGGCGGCGGGGATTCGGCCATTAAGGAAGGGCTCTACCTGACCAAGTTCGGCACCAGCGTCACGGTCGTGCACCGCCGCGACCAGCTGCGGGCGGAGAAGGCCTGGCAGGAGGAGGCCTTCAAGAACCCGAAGATGCACTTTGTCTGGGACACCGTGGTGGAGGAGATCGAAGGCCAGAAGATGGTGGAGCGCATCCGGGTCCGGAACGTGAAGACCCAGGCTATCTCCTACCTGGAGGCCGATGCCATCTTCATTTACGTGGGCATGCGGCCCAACACCGGGTTCGTGCAGGGCGTCATCGACCTGGATGAGCAGGGGTACATCATCGCCGATGAGCGCACGCTGGCGACCTCCGTGCCCGGGATCTTCGCCGCCGGGGACGTGCGTCAGAAGGAACTGCGTCAGGTGGCCACCGCGGTGGGGGACGGATCCACGGCGGCGGTCCAGGCGGAGGAATACCTGGAGGAGCTCAAGCGGGCAGGGCGATGA
- a CDS encoding putative Lipid II isoglutaminyl synthase (glutamine-hydrolyzing) subunit MurT (Evidence 3 : Putative function from multiple computational evidences), producing MSLERENLVHSADDARGTGFEAKGVSLAMRVWLAVLIGRLAGWVSRLAGFGGSALPGLVANRLAPGILGTLTAGLAEGAALVTGTNGKTSTSGMAAAMLGQQGWRLVRNRAGANLISGLTTAVVEQVGWARRPDAALFETDEATVPRAAALVHPRVLLVTNFFRDQLDRYGELATTISLVERGLAALRPGGTAVLNADDPAVAGLGTDLPEGVLPLYYGLELPAAGSGEGYDTADARLCPRCGTPLEYRTRYYAHLGDYRCPGCGWERPPLMVAAVAADLAAGLLRLRVRGEVLAVPFRLPGVYNVYNATAAAALAVAWGLPATAVAAGLERFRPAFGRMEPLPLTKGTAWVALVKNPAGFNQVLAAVASDPAPAKAVLVAINDRYADGRDVSWLWDVDFEHWVPRLGADVRWWVSGRRARDMAVRLKYAGVERAQVTVTEDAGRALAAALAAAGSGRALYILPTYTALLELHRRLRQQGLVRHFREG from the coding sequence ATGTCCCTCGAACGGGAAAACCTGGTCCACTCGGCGGACGACGCCCGGGGGACGGGATTTGAAGCTAAAGGAGTATCCCTGGCGATGCGTGTGTGGCTGGCGGTCCTCATCGGGCGGCTGGCCGGCTGGGTGAGCCGGCTGGCGGGGTTCGGCGGCAGTGCGCTGCCCGGCCTGGTGGCCAACCGGTTGGCGCCGGGGATCCTGGGTACCCTGACCGCCGGCCTGGCAGAAGGGGCCGCGCTGGTCACCGGCACCAACGGCAAGACCTCCACCAGCGGCATGGCCGCCGCCATGCTCGGACAGCAGGGCTGGCGTCTGGTCCGGAACCGGGCCGGGGCCAACCTGATTTCCGGGCTGACCACTGCGGTGGTGGAGCAGGTGGGATGGGCGCGCCGGCCGGACGCCGCCCTGTTCGAGACCGATGAGGCCACCGTGCCGCGGGCGGCTGCCCTGGTGCATCCGCGGGTGCTGCTGGTCACCAACTTCTTCCGGGACCAGCTGGACCGCTACGGGGAGCTGGCCACCACTATCTCGCTGGTGGAGCGGGGCCTGGCCGCCCTCCGGCCAGGGGGGACGGCGGTCCTCAATGCCGATGATCCGGCGGTGGCCGGTCTCGGTACGGACCTGCCGGAGGGGGTGTTGCCCCTCTATTACGGCCTGGAGTTGCCGGCAGCCGGGTCCGGGGAAGGGTACGATACCGCGGACGCCCGCCTGTGTCCCCGCTGCGGCACTCCCCTGGAATATCGGACGCGGTATTACGCCCACCTGGGGGATTACCGCTGTCCGGGCTGCGGGTGGGAACGGCCGCCGCTGATGGTGGCGGCGGTGGCAGCGGACCTCGCGGCCGGCCTCCTGCGCCTGCGCGTGCGGGGGGAGGTGCTGGCCGTCCCCTTCCGGCTGCCCGGCGTTTACAATGTGTACAATGCGACGGCAGCGGCGGCCCTGGCGGTGGCCTGGGGCCTGCCGGCTACGGCCGTGGCGGCGGGACTGGAACGGTTCCGGCCCGCCTTCGGGCGCATGGAGCCGCTGCCGCTGACGAAGGGCACGGCGTGGGTGGCCCTGGTCAAAAACCCGGCCGGGTTCAACCAGGTGCTGGCGGCGGTGGCCTCCGACCCCGCCCCGGCCAAGGCGGTGCTGGTGGCCATCAACGACCGTTACGCCGACGGCCGGGATGTTTCCTGGCTTTGGGACGTCGATTTCGAGCATTGGGTGCCCCGCCTGGGGGCGGACGTCCGCTGGTGGGTCAGCGGGCGGCGGGCCCGCGACATGGCCGTGCGCCTGAAGTACGCAGGGGTGGAACGGGCGCAGGTGACGGTGACGGAGGATGCGGGCCGGGCGCTGGCCGCCGCCCTGGCAGCGGCCGGGAGCGGGCGTGCCCTGTACATCCTGCCCACCTACACCGCGCTGCTGGAGCTGCACCGCCGGCTGCGACAGCAGGGGCTGGTGCGCCATTTCCGGGAAGGCTAA
- a CDS encoding putative transcriptional repressor of catechol dioxygenase (Evidence 3 : Putative function from multiple computational evidences) has product MAATDPTPTRSSLLYELLGKRWTALIIRQLVDGPKRFRELLIAMPNINDKVLAQRLKELQQHQILTRQVFAEVPVRVEYSLTERGEDLKPVIAAIDAWNARWDPDGA; this is encoded by the coding sequence ATGGCCGCAACCGATCCCACTCCCACCCGTTCCTCATTGCTCTACGAACTGTTGGGCAAGCGCTGGACCGCCCTGATCATCCGCCAGCTGGTAGACGGCCCCAAGCGGTTCCGGGAACTCCTGATCGCCATGCCCAACATCAACGACAAGGTCCTGGCCCAGCGCCTCAAGGAGCTGCAGCAGCACCAGATCCTGACCCGGCAGGTGTTCGCAGAGGTGCCGGTGCGGGTGGAGTATTCCCTGACGGAACGGGGCGAGGACCTCAAGCCGGTCATCGCGGCCATCGACGCCTGGAACGCCCGTTGGGACCCCGACGGGGCCTGA
- the dapB gene encoding 4-hydroxy-tetrahydrodipicolinate reductase, translated as MEEAEPTAVVLAGATGKTGEAVGRYLADLKDVRLVGAIAAHHGGQNLGSLWRRPELAEAPVAASLAELAPLLPAGTRPVLVDFTEPQSAAPRLLEACRLGWDLVVGTTGFSDAERAAVAREVERRGIRAVLIANFSIGAWVAERLVREAARYLKAAEIIEAHQPAKKDRPSGTARRTALLLAPLTGQAEIPVHSIRLPGMVAHQAVLFGASGQVLTIRHDVHDRSAYAPGVAAALRWIRSAAPPGVVVEDLGTILHGEMPGD; from the coding sequence GTGGAGGAAGCGGAGCCGACGGCGGTGGTCCTGGCCGGGGCCACCGGCAAGACCGGGGAGGCGGTGGGCCGGTATCTGGCCGACCTGAAGGACGTCCGGCTGGTGGGCGCGATCGCCGCGCATCATGGCGGCCAGAACCTGGGCAGCCTGTGGCGGCGTCCGGAACTGGCCGAGGCGCCGGTGGCCGCCAGCCTGGCGGAGCTGGCGCCGTTGCTGCCCGCGGGCACGCGTCCGGTGCTGGTGGATTTCACCGAGCCGCAGTCGGCGGCTCCGCGCCTGCTGGAAGCCTGCCGGCTGGGATGGGACCTAGTGGTGGGGACCACCGGGTTTTCCGATGCGGAGCGGGCGGCGGTGGCGCGCGAGGTGGAACGCCGGGGGATCCGGGCGGTCCTCATCGCCAACTTCTCCATCGGCGCCTGGGTAGCCGAACGTCTGGTCCGGGAAGCGGCGCGCTACCTGAAGGCGGCGGAGATTATCGAGGCGCATCAGCCGGCGAAGAAGGACCGTCCCTCCGGCACCGCCCGCCGCACCGCCCTGCTCCTGGCGCCCTTAACGGGCCAGGCCGAAATCCCGGTCCACTCCATCCGCCTGCCGGGTATGGTGGCGCACCAGGCGGTGCTGTTCGGCGCCAGCGGGCAGGTCCTGACCATCCGTCACGATGTGCATGACCGCAGTGCCTACGCCCCGGGCGTAGCGGCCGCCTTGCGCTGGATCCGCAGTGCCGCCCCTCCGGGCGTGGTGGTGGAGGACCTGGGTACCATCCTGCACGGGGAAATGCCCGGCGACTGA